Proteins from a genomic interval of Merismopedia glauca CCAP 1448/3:
- a CDS encoding ComF family protein: protein MQTLLNIFLASRCPLCDRSANKLLCQYCEKQLESCQLENPQELWKGNLPVFVWGNYEGALKRAIASLKYDNKPEIGQLLGEWLGRSWLNSNLQKSKQKLVVVPIPLHSDKLRQRGYNQAAIIADTFAQITRLPYKERGLIRNRDTKAQFGLSIAQRQDNLANAFSLGKDFQKLPVGTQVLLIDDIYTTGATTQAAAQILRQSGITVLGLGAIATPQKPPKDTQP, encoded by the coding sequence ATGCAAACTCTGCTTAATATATTTTTAGCTTCCCGATGTCCGTTGTGCGATCGCTCCGCAAATAAACTACTTTGTCAGTATTGCGAAAAGCAGTTAGAATCCTGTCAGCTAGAAAACCCCCAAGAACTCTGGAAAGGGAATTTACCAGTATTTGTCTGGGGAAACTACGAAGGTGCTTTAAAAAGGGCGATCGCTTCCCTCAAGTATGACAATAAACCAGAAATAGGGCAACTTCTGGGAGAATGGCTGGGAAGATCTTGGTTAAACAGCAATTTACAGAAAAGCAAACAGAAACTAGTAGTAGTCCCAATTCCCCTCCACTCCGATAAACTGCGTCAAAGAGGTTATAACCAAGCAGCCATAATTGCTGATACTTTCGCTCAAATTACCCGTTTACCTTATAAGGAGCGAGGATTAATCAGAAACAGAGATACTAAAGCTCAATTTGGTTTATCTATAGCCCAAAGACAAGATAATCTAGCAAATGCTTTTAGTTTAGGGAAAGATTTCCAGAAATTGCCCGTAGGAACCCAAGTTTTACTCATTGATGATATTTATACTACAGGCGCTACCACTCAAGCTGCTGCCCAGATCTTGAGACAGTCGGGGATTACCGTATTAGGATTGGGGGCGATCGCTACTCCGCAAAAGCCACCAAAAGATACCCAACCGTGA